The Henckelia pumila isolate YLH828 chromosome 2, ASM3356847v2, whole genome shotgun sequence genome includes a window with the following:
- the LOC140884657 gene encoding protein BIG GRAIN 1-like E, whose amino-acid sequence MLSKHHRTFPLTPMSVATGALSSSESCRNPFQWRNRSGELDVFEAARYFSGSNENPSYIYATKYDQYFTKNGTRMSLDMPKRSSSIPQDDRHHHSLEKQIMKENKKYKQPSSPGARLASFLNSLFNQKSLKKKKTKPKSGGKISDLEDEIPAGGFMRRKRRSSLGHFPFTNNFASSVPDWRSSFSASNSGFATPHAKTPTKSCKELAKSDYFRPGSVKNELHNEKRSTDHAWINIDERFSFRNGISEKVSRNGSSFEFSGHGKRSASSWGFHEYSSSEGREIVGKFSDADDHDGAESDSSSDLFDLPNYGSNFCSRTGLPVYETTKLDRIREYIV is encoded by the coding sequence ATGCTCTCCAAACATCATCGTACATTTCCACTCACACCAATGTCCGTCGCCACAGGCGCCCTTTCTTCATCAGAATCGTGCAGGAATCCATTCCAATGGAGGAATCGTTCCGGAGAACTCGACGTTTTCGAGGCGGCGCGGTATTTCTCCGGCTCCAATGAGAATCCATCTTACATCTACGCCACCAAATACGATCAATATTTCACCAAAAATGGCACAAGAATGAGCCTGGACATGCCGAAAAGAAGCTCCTCGATCCCACAGGATGATCGTCATCATCACTCCCTGGAAAAGCAGATCATGAAggaaaacaagaaatacaagcAGCCAAGCTCTCCAGGAGCAAGGCTGGCGAGTTTCTTGAATTCTTTGTTCAATCAGAAGtctctgaagaagaagaagacgaaGCCGAAATCCGGCGGCAAGATCAGCGATCTCGAAGACGAAATCCCCGCAGGCGGATTCATGAGGAGAAAAAGAAGAAGCAGTTTGGGACATTTTCCTTTCACAAATAATTTTGCAAGCTCTGTTCCTGATTGGAGGTCCAGCTTTTCGGCCTCAAACTCTGGTTTCGCCACGCCTCATGCTAAAACTCCCACGAAATCATGCAAGGAACTTGCGAAGAGCGACTATTTCAGGCCTGGTTCTGTGAAAAACGAGCTGCATAATGAGAAAAGAAGCACGGATCACGCCTGGATTAATATTGATGAGAGATTCAGCTTCAGAAATGGGATTTCGGAGAAAGTTTCAAGAAATGGATCCAGCTTTGAGTTTTCGGGACATGGTAAGAGATCTGCCTCGTCTTGGGGCttccatgaatattcttcatcaGAAGGAAGAGAGATCGTCGGAAAATTCAGTGATGCCGATGATCATGATGGAGCGGAGAGTGATTCGAGCTCTGATCTGTTCGATTTACCGAATTACGGCTCGAATTTCTGCTCAAGAACTGGCTTGCCTGTTTATGAAACGACCAAGTTGGATCGCATCAGAGAGTATATAGTGTGA